In Streptomyces thermolilacinus SPC6, a single genomic region encodes these proteins:
- a CDS encoding TetR/AcrR family transcriptional regulator, with the protein MTPPPPGTPRRAPAGAAVLREDVTEAIRAAVFEELAAVGFARMSIEGIARRAGVGKTAVYRRWKSKLSLVLDLLTAFAVEGLPAPATGSLYGDVRALLEVAAHALRHPVASQVIPDLLVEAARHPEITEAVRATLLDSQRGVVAQVVRDAVERGELARGADADRALDLVVGPLYWRLVVVRDARLPEGYLDDLAHASVAALRA; encoded by the coding sequence ATGACGCCACCCCCGCCCGGAACCCCCCGCCGCGCCCCCGCCGGAGCCGCCGTGCTCCGCGAGGACGTGACCGAAGCGATCCGCGCGGCCGTCTTCGAGGAGCTGGCCGCGGTCGGGTTCGCGCGCATGTCCATCGAGGGCATCGCACGGCGGGCCGGTGTCGGCAAGACCGCCGTCTACCGGCGCTGGAAGTCCAAGCTGTCGCTGGTGCTCGACCTGCTGACCGCGTTCGCCGTCGAGGGCCTGCCCGCCCCCGCGACCGGCTCGCTGTACGGCGATGTGCGCGCCCTGCTGGAGGTCGCCGCGCACGCGCTGCGCCACCCGGTCGCGTCGCAGGTCATCCCCGACCTGCTGGTGGAGGCGGCCCGGCACCCGGAGATCACCGAGGCGGTACGGGCGACGCTGCTCGACAGCCAGCGCGGGGTCGTCGCGCAGGTGGTGCGGGACGCGGTCGAGCGGGGCGAGCTGGCCCGGGGCGCGGACGCGGACCGGGCGCTCGACCTCGTCGTGGGCCCGCTGTACTGGCGGCTGGTGGTCGTACGGGACGCGCGGCTGCCGGAGGGGTACCTCGACGACCTGGCCCACGCGTCGGTGGCCGCCCTGCGGGCCTGA
- a CDS encoding phosphotransferase → MTGLPHRARARDARRRTGHRRRPGGPPDRRAVPALGGPARHQGAVRRYGQRHVPARRRPRGAAAARPGRRPAGSPRSSAGCRVWCRTCRSPLRCRSAGASRARASRRPGRCCAGWTAPTRTTSRPPAWRARRVAGRVRTGAAWRRRDGRPAVVPGWPGPWPRRGRARRDPGPRRGRHRDGDAATAAWEAVLRLPPREGDPVWLHGDLLPGNLLGGTAPSRP, encoded by the coding sequence CTGACCGGGCTCCCCCACCGTGCCCGGGCCCGGGACGCACGACGACGAACTGGACATCGACGCCGACCTGGTGGGCCGCCTGATCGCCGCGCGGTTCCCGCGCTGGGCGGACCTGCCCGTCACCAGGGTGCCGTCCGCCGGTACGGACAACGCCATGTACCGGCTCGGCGACGTCCTCGTGGTGCGGCTGCCGCGCGTCCGGGGCGCCGCCCGGCAGGGTCGCCAAGGAGCAGCGCCGGCTGCCGCGTCTGGTGCCGCACCTGCCGCTCGCCGCTCCGGTGCCGGTCGGCCGGGGCGAGCCGGGCGAGGGCTTCCCGCCGCCCTGGTCGGTGCTGCGCCGGCTGGACGGCGCCGACGCGTACGACGAGCCGCCCACCGGCCTGGAGGGCGCGCCGAGTCGCTGGGCGGGTTCGTACGGGCGCTGCGTGGCGTCGGCGCGACGGGCGGCCCGCCGTCGTTCCGGGGTGGCCCGGTCCGTGGCCGCGACGCGGACGCGCGCGCCGCGATCCGGGACCTCGACGCGGACGGCACCGCGACGGGGACGCCGCCACCGCGGCGTGGGAGGCGGTGCTGCGGCTCCCGCCGCGGGAGGGCGACCCGGTGTGGCTCCACGGCGACCTGCTGCCGGGCAACCTGCTCGGCGGGACGGCACCCTCACGGCCGTGA
- a CDS encoding carbohydrate ABC transporter permease translates to MTSRTGPAAPDSPRSPASRGSQSSRASGGSSASPPSRGSWAARAVARLGGGVVRVFLVLVALFWLMPTAGLLLSSLRSPSDISGSGWWTVFTAPAQLTADNYAAILRNDTITDSLLSTVLITVPATLLVVVIGSLAGYAFAWMEFPGRDWWFLAVVGLLVVPVQVALVPVSKLFGEIGVFETTLGVVLFHTAFGLPFAIFLLRNFFAEIPRELLEAARLDGAGEIRLFARVVLPLGGPAIASLGIFQFLWVWNDMLVALIFADSDSPPITVALQQQVRQFGNNIDVLAPGAFVSMVVPLAVFFAFQRQFVSGVMAGAVK, encoded by the coding sequence ATGACGTCTCGTACCGGACCGGCCGCGCCGGACTCCCCCCGCTCCCCGGCTTCCCGGGGCTCGCAGAGCTCCCGGGCCTCCGGTGGCTCCTCTGCCTCCCCGCCGTCCCGCGGCTCGTGGGCGGCGCGGGCGGTGGCGCGGCTCGGCGGGGGCGTGGTGCGGGTGTTCCTCGTCCTGGTCGCGCTGTTCTGGCTGATGCCCACGGCGGGGCTGCTGCTGTCGTCGCTGCGGTCGCCGTCCGACATCAGCGGGAGCGGCTGGTGGACGGTGTTCACCGCGCCCGCGCAGCTGACGGCCGACAACTACGCGGCGATCCTCCGCAACGACACGATCACCGACTCGCTGCTGTCCACGGTCCTGATCACCGTCCCGGCGACGCTGCTCGTCGTCGTGATCGGCTCCCTCGCCGGATACGCGTTCGCGTGGATGGAGTTCCCGGGCCGGGACTGGTGGTTCCTCGCCGTGGTGGGACTGCTGGTGGTGCCCGTGCAGGTGGCGCTCGTCCCCGTGTCGAAGCTGTTCGGGGAGATCGGCGTGTTCGAGACGACGCTGGGCGTGGTCCTGTTCCACACGGCGTTCGGTCTGCCGTTCGCGATCTTCCTGCTGCGCAACTTCTTCGCGGAGATCCCGCGCGAACTGCTGGAGGCGGCCCGCCTCGACGGGGCGGGCGAGATCCGGCTCTTCGCGCGCGTGGTGCTGCCGCTGGGCGGTCCGGCCATCGCCTCGCTCGGCATCTTCCAGTTCCTGTGGGTGTGGAACGACATGCTGGTCGCGCTGATCTTCGCCGACTCGGACTCCCCGCCGATCACGGTGGCGCTCCAGCAGCAGGTCCGCCAGTTCGGCAACAACATCGACGTGCTGGCGCCGGGCGCGTTCGTGTCGATGGTGGTGCCGCTGGCGGTGTTCTTCGCGTTCCAGCGGCAATTCGTGTCGGGGGTGATGGCGGGCGCGGTGAAGTAG
- a CDS encoding carbohydrate ABC transporter permease produces the protein MAAAPPTRQQRHRRTHRAATRRRVTGTRGLVAGAFLLPALVLLGALVVYPIGYSVQRSFFDRAGTGFAGLDNYVEIFTDDTILTAVRNNALWVVVAPTLATALGLIFAVLTERVRWGTAFKLVVFMPMAISMLAAGIIFRLVYEQDPDRGVANAVWVGVHDTFAESSGYPKARPLPVHPLKPAGKGAYETKEPVRAGTPALLPLVGVAPAKMPGDARPAAPPRPEPGTVTGTAWLDFTKGGGGTPNTVDAKELGLKGLRIEAVKDGRVVASATAAADGSFTLPASADGALLRLPESNFREPYNGVDWLGPTLVTPAVIGSYIWMWAGFAMVLIAAGLAGLPRELLEAARVDGANEWQVFRRVTVPLLAPVLAVVLVTLMINVLKIFDLVFIIAPGSVQDDANVLALQLYRSSFGTDAHLGVGSAISVLLLLLVIPVMFFNIRRIRRESRR, from the coding sequence GTGGCAGCCGCTCCCCCGACACGGCAGCAGCGGCACCGGCGGACGCACCGGGCGGCCACCCGCAGACGGGTGACGGGCACGCGCGGGCTGGTCGCCGGGGCGTTCCTGCTGCCCGCGCTGGTGCTGCTGGGCGCGCTCGTCGTGTACCCGATCGGGTACTCCGTCCAGCGGTCGTTCTTCGACCGGGCCGGCACGGGCTTCGCCGGCCTGGACAACTACGTGGAGATCTTCACCGACGACACGATCCTGACAGCGGTGCGGAACAACGCGCTCTGGGTCGTCGTGGCCCCGACGCTGGCCACCGCGCTGGGGCTGATCTTCGCCGTGCTGACCGAACGGGTCCGCTGGGGCACGGCGTTCAAGCTGGTCGTCTTCATGCCGATGGCGATCTCCATGCTCGCCGCCGGGATCATCTTCCGGCTCGTGTACGAGCAGGACCCCGACCGGGGCGTGGCGAACGCCGTGTGGGTGGGCGTCCACGACACGTTCGCCGAGTCCTCCGGGTACCCCAAGGCCCGCCCCCTGCCGGTGCACCCGCTGAAGCCCGCGGGCAAGGGCGCGTACGAGACGAAGGAGCCGGTACGGGCCGGAACCCCGGCGCTGCTGCCGCTCGTCGGCGTGGCCCCCGCCAAGATGCCCGGCGACGCCCGCCCGGCCGCGCCTCCGCGCCCGGAGCCCGGGACGGTGACCGGCACGGCGTGGCTGGACTTCACCAAGGGCGGCGGCGGCACGCCCAACACCGTCGACGCCAAGGAGCTGGGCCTGAAGGGGCTGCGGATCGAGGCGGTGAAGGACGGGCGGGTCGTCGCCTCGGCCACGGCGGCGGCGGACGGCTCGTTCACCCTGCCCGCGTCGGCGGACGGGGCGCTGCTGCGGCTGCCGGAGTCGAACTTCCGGGAGCCGTACAACGGCGTGGACTGGCTCGGCCCCACGCTGGTCACGCCCGCGGTGATCGGCAGCTACATCTGGATGTGGGCGGGCTTCGCGATGGTCCTCATCGCGGCGGGGCTCGCCGGTCTGCCGCGCGAACTGCTGGAGGCCGCGCGCGTGGACGGCGCCAACGAGTGGCAGGTGTTCCGCCGCGTGACGGTGCCGCTGCTCGCGCCGGTGCTGGCGGTGGTGCTGGTCACGCTGATGATCAACGTGCTGAAGATCTTCGACCTGGTGTTCATCATCGCGCCGGGGTCGGTGCAGGACGACGCGAACGTCCTGGCGCTCCAGCTGTACCGGTCGTCGTTCGGCACGGACGCCCACCTGGGCGTGGGCAGCGCGATCTCCGTGCTGCTGCTGTTGCTGGTGATACCGGTGATGTTCTTCAACATCCGGCGCATACGGAGGGAGTCGCGGCGATGA
- a CDS encoding ABC transporter substrate-binding protein → MRATPRKRRTVVAFAAIGALALTLSACGDGGSGGDGSGGSGGKATGKDTAPTVRLPKLDGQQLQVVAVWTGPEQEAFTKVLKEFEKRTGARVSYVPTQDAMLNYIGTKIAGGSPPDVAMLQQVGALQQAVERKWAKPANAETKAQLAKNYSQGWQDLGSVNGTQYGVYFKTANKSLIWYNAAVFENAGATEPKTWKELMATAETVSASGVTPMSIGGADGWTLTDWFENVYLSQAGPEKYDQLAKHEIKWTDPSVKRALTTLAELFGKPNLIAGGAAGALQTEFPTSVTQTFTGGDQPKAAMVFEGDFVSINIAQTEAKIGTDAKVFPFPAVDGGEPPVVTGGDVAVALTDKPASQALLTFLASPDAAAIWAAEGGFLSPNKSLDPAAYPNDVQRGIAKALIAAGDDFRFDMSDQMPQSFGGTPGKGEWKALQDFLKNPKDIAGTQARLEADAAKAYQNGG, encoded by the coding sequence ATGCGGGCAACTCCACGCAAACGCCGGACCGTCGTGGCCTTCGCGGCCATCGGGGCCCTGGCGCTCACCCTCTCCGCCTGCGGTGACGGCGGCAGCGGCGGCGACGGTTCCGGCGGGTCCGGTGGCAAGGCGACCGGCAAGGACACCGCGCCGACCGTCCGGCTACCGAAGCTGGACGGCCAGCAGCTCCAGGTCGTCGCCGTGTGGACGGGGCCGGAGCAGGAGGCGTTCACCAAGGTCCTGAAGGAGTTCGAGAAGCGCACCGGGGCGCGCGTCTCGTACGTGCCGACGCAGGACGCGATGCTCAACTACATCGGCACGAAGATCGCCGGTGGTTCGCCGCCCGACGTGGCGATGCTCCAGCAGGTCGGCGCGCTCCAGCAGGCCGTGGAGCGGAAGTGGGCGAAACCGGCGAACGCCGAGACGAAGGCGCAGCTGGCGAAGAACTACTCCCAGGGCTGGCAGGACCTCGGCTCGGTGAACGGCACGCAGTACGGCGTGTACTTCAAGACCGCCAACAAGTCGCTGATCTGGTACAACGCCGCCGTCTTCGAGAACGCGGGCGCGACCGAGCCGAAGACGTGGAAAGAGCTGATGGCCACCGCCGAGACGGTCTCCGCGTCCGGCGTCACGCCCATGTCCATCGGCGGCGCCGACGGGTGGACGCTGACGGACTGGTTCGAGAACGTCTATCTGTCGCAGGCAGGGCCCGAGAAGTACGACCAGCTGGCGAAGCACGAGATCAAGTGGACCGATCCCTCGGTGAAGCGGGCCCTCACGACGCTCGCCGAGCTGTTCGGCAAGCCGAACCTGATCGCGGGCGGCGCGGCCGGGGCGCTCCAGACGGAGTTCCCGACATCGGTGACGCAGACGTTCACGGGCGGCGACCAGCCGAAGGCGGCGATGGTCTTCGAGGGCGACTTCGTGTCGATCAACATCGCGCAGACCGAGGCGAAGATCGGTACGGACGCGAAGGTGTTCCCGTTCCCCGCGGTGGACGGCGGTGAGCCGCCCGTGGTGACCGGCGGGGACGTGGCCGTGGCGCTGACGGACAAGCCCGCCTCGCAGGCGCTGCTGACGTTCCTCGCGTCGCCGGACGCGGCGGCGATCTGGGCGGCGGAGGGCGGGTTCCTCTCGCCCAACAAGTCGCTGGACCCGGCCGCGTACCCGAACGACGTGCAGCGCGGCATCGCGAAGGCACTGATCGCCGCCGGTGACGACTTCCGCTTCGACATGTCGGACCAGATGCCGCAGTCGTTCGGCGGCACGCCCGGCAAGGGCGAGTGGAAGGCCCTCCAGGACTTCCTGAAGAACCCGAAGGACATCGCGGGGACGCAGGCGCGCCTGGAGGCGGACGCGGCCAAGGCGTACCAGAACGGGGGCTGA
- a CDS encoding FHA domain-containing protein → MQIRLTVLAAPPGGQTARRACDVLVTAPAGTALAAVASGVAAAVAGPDGAAGTGPVVLYAGRERLDLQRCALGEPPLVDGAVLALQVPAEDTGAPDGAVARLHVVAGPDAGGVHLLHPGHIRVGRSADADVPLDDPDVSRLHCEVTVGDDGRVTVADLGSTNGTTLDGRPVGPRPVRLPAGALLRVGESALRLSVGAESAAPLPTAPDGEGHVRVTRTGVPSAPEAGGTAGAGAQEGTGAPAGAGRGAVPGGAGTGSAVAARHEWATGVPGGSREDGHGSTRAGTGTAQGLHQSSAHDGPGAPHGGARVPYGRPGDGPAADPQHAYAREGGPSGAVPAPADPRFGAAAAYDRTAPHADATPHGTATPHGIDPHGAAGSGVYDGMARDQGGVGGTPARGTRVPEQPARRRGIGAWARRLTGARGDQQDREAAGGARTGAVPADVPRGSGAEAWPDPAAVLLTALGPGARLWERTPGHPEAFAVRLGTTDRADLAAVPVTVGLREAGSLGLAGPRARLLGLARSVVAQLAALHAPADLEIVLVGADRARPLEERRRDWAWLGWLPHVRPAHGQDCRLLLAYDRDQAAARIAELTRRLDDGPLGPGWAEADSRTIGEAAERFRRAQEAGAGSGPYTMVVVDGDPGTAALREMVARLAGAGAAAGVHVVCLAETAPATAVFPAAAAYEAACAAAPAFRECGAVGLLTGDVATALRVMRTAGGHPAGHGTVAAVDAVSGAWAERFARSLAPLRADGPEQPGRAAAVALPRSSRLLDELELARATPASLMARWASAPDGTAVLGAGPRGPLAVDLTGPDGPHLLVEGPAGSGRTELLRSVAASLAAASRPDRLALLLVDGAGGERGDGLGPCTDLPHVVDHLVASDPVRMRAFAQALGAELKRRAELLGHDGFAEAPRDGDGADGRPPRAESGRTGGGPGEGAYGTGHGATAYGTGHGGSGYGVGERPGGERVVPEQRSARDAVPEQRGGDLESAPSRTLRLRPAANAGRAGRSGGETPVPALPRLVVLVDDLDALVAPALGSPGRPAAGSVVRALEAVARDGERLGVHLVAATAHPDRTAGTEPDRRTRLRVVLDAPPVSPGPDGPAPGRGRLRHADGRVTPFQAGRVTGRIPRTGTLRPTVVPLEWERMGDPPARRPVRELGNGPTDLALLASALDRAARSVGAEPVPPLVPASDTAGPVR, encoded by the coding sequence ATGCAGATCCGGCTGACCGTCCTCGCGGCGCCGCCCGGCGGGCAGACCGCACGGCGCGCCTGCGACGTGCTCGTCACCGCCCCCGCGGGCACCGCGCTGGCCGCCGTGGCGTCCGGTGTCGCCGCCGCCGTGGCCGGCCCGGACGGCGCGGCGGGCACGGGCCCCGTCGTGCTGTACGCCGGGCGTGAACGGCTCGACCTCCAGCGCTGCGCCCTGGGCGAGCCTCCCCTCGTGGACGGGGCGGTGCTGGCGCTCCAGGTCCCGGCGGAGGACACGGGCGCACCGGACGGCGCGGTGGCGCGCCTGCACGTGGTGGCGGGCCCGGACGCGGGCGGTGTCCACCTGCTGCACCCCGGGCACATCCGCGTCGGCCGGTCCGCCGACGCCGACGTGCCGCTGGACGACCCCGACGTGTCGCGCCTCCACTGCGAGGTCACGGTCGGGGACGACGGGCGGGTGACGGTCGCGGACCTGGGCTCCACGAACGGGACGACGCTGGACGGCCGCCCGGTCGGCCCCCGGCCCGTCCGCCTGCCCGCGGGGGCGCTGCTGCGGGTCGGCGAGTCCGCGCTGCGGCTGTCGGTGGGTGCGGAGTCCGCCGCGCCGCTGCCGACGGCCCCGGACGGCGAGGGACATGTGCGCGTCACCCGCACGGGGGTGCCCTCCGCGCCGGAGGCGGGCGGTACGGCGGGGGCGGGTGCCCAGGAGGGTACGGGCGCCCCGGCGGGTGCGGGGCGCGGTGCGGTGCCGGGCGGCGCCGGTACGGGCTCCGCCGTCGCGGCCCGGCACGAGTGGGCGACCGGCGTCCCGGGCGGCAGCCGGGAGGACGGGCACGGCTCCACGCGCGCGGGGACGGGTACGGCGCAGGGCCTCCATCAGAGCTCCGCGCACGACGGCCCCGGCGCCCCGCACGGCGGCGCCCGCGTGCCGTACGGCCGCCCCGGCGACGGCCCCGCTGCCGACCCCCAGCACGCCTACGCGCGCGAAGGCGGCCCTTCCGGCGCCGTACCGGCCCCCGCCGACCCCCGCTTCGGCGCCGCCGCCGCGTACGACCGCACCGCCCCCCACGCCGACGCCACCCCGCACGGCACCGCCACCCCGCACGGCATCGACCCGCACGGCGCCGCCGGCTCCGGCGTGTACGACGGGATGGCGCGCGACCAGGGCGGCGTCGGCGGGACGCCCGCGCGCGGGACCCGCGTGCCCGAGCAGCCCGCCCGGCGGCGCGGCATAGGTGCCTGGGCGCGGCGGCTCACCGGGGCGCGCGGCGACCAGCAGGACCGGGAAGCGGCCGGTGGCGCCCGCACCGGGGCCGTACCGGCGGACGTCCCGCGCGGGTCCGGCGCCGAGGCGTGGCCCGACCCGGCCGCCGTCCTGCTGACCGCCCTCGGGCCCGGCGCACGGCTCTGGGAGCGGACACCGGGCCACCCGGAGGCGTTCGCGGTGCGGCTCGGCACGACGGACCGGGCCGACCTGGCCGCCGTGCCCGTCACGGTGGGGCTGCGCGAGGCCGGGTCGCTGGGCCTGGCCGGGCCGCGCGCCCGCCTGCTCGGCCTGGCCCGCTCGGTCGTGGCGCAACTGGCCGCCCTACACGCCCCCGCGGACCTGGAGATCGTGCTCGTCGGCGCCGACCGGGCCCGCCCTCTGGAGGAGCGCCGCCGCGACTGGGCGTGGCTCGGCTGGCTGCCGCACGTACGGCCCGCGCACGGCCAGGACTGCCGGCTGCTGCTGGCGTACGACCGGGACCAGGCGGCCGCGCGGATCGCGGAGCTGACCCGGCGGCTGGACGACGGTCCGCTGGGCCCCGGCTGGGCGGAGGCGGACAGCAGGACCATCGGCGAGGCGGCGGAGCGGTTCCGGCGGGCGCAGGAGGCGGGCGCCGGAAGCGGGCCGTACACGATGGTGGTCGTCGACGGGGACCCGGGCACGGCGGCGCTGCGCGAGATGGTCGCGCGGCTGGCGGGCGCGGGCGCCGCGGCCGGCGTCCACGTGGTGTGCCTGGCGGAGACGGCGCCCGCGACGGCGGTGTTCCCGGCCGCGGCGGCGTACGAGGCGGCGTGCGCGGCGGCCCCGGCCTTCCGGGAGTGCGGCGCGGTGGGCCTGCTGACGGGTGACGTGGCGACGGCGCTGCGGGTGATGCGTACGGCGGGCGGGCATCCGGCCGGGCATGGCACGGTCGCGGCGGTGGACGCGGTGTCGGGGGCGTGGGCGGAGCGGTTCGCCCGCTCGCTGGCGCCGCTGCGCGCGGACGGGCCCGAACAGCCGGGGCGGGCCGCCGCCGTGGCGCTGCCCCGGTCGTCGCGGCTGCTGGACGAGCTGGAGCTGGCGCGGGCCACCCCCGCGTCGCTGATGGCGCGCTGGGCGTCGGCCCCGGACGGCACGGCGGTGCTGGGCGCGGGGCCGCGCGGCCCGCTCGCCGTGGACCTGACCGGCCCCGACGGGCCGCACCTGCTGGTGGAGGGCCCGGCGGGCAGTGGCCGTACGGAGCTGCTGCGCTCCGTCGCGGCGTCGCTCGCCGCCGCGTCCCGGCCGGACCGGCTGGCGCTGCTGCTGGTGGACGGCGCGGGCGGCGAGCGGGGCGACGGCCTCGGCCCCTGCACGGACCTGCCGCACGTGGTGGACCACCTCGTCGCGTCCGACCCGGTGCGGATGCGCGCCTTCGCGCAGGCGCTGGGCGCCGAGCTGAAGCGGCGCGCGGAGCTGCTGGGCCACGACGGGTTCGCGGAGGCGCCGCGTGACGGCGACGGCGCCGACGGCCGCCCCCCGCGCGCGGAGAGCGGCCGTACGGGAGGCGGCCCCGGCGAGGGCGCGTACGGCACCGGGCACGGAGCCACCGCGTACGGCACCGGACACGGCGGCAGCGGGTACGGCGTCGGCGAACGGCCCGGCGGCGAACGGGTCGTACCCGAGCAGCGTTCCGCGCGCGACGCGGTGCCCGAGCAGCGCGGCGGCGACCTGGAATCCGCGCCCAGCCGGACCCTGCGGCTGCGCCCCGCCGCGAACGCCGGGCGGGCCGGACGGTCCGGGGGCGAGACACCCGTACCGGCGCTGCCCCGGCTCGTCGTGCTGGTCGACGACCTGGACGCGCTGGTCGCACCCGCGCTCGGCAGCCCCGGCCGCCCCGCCGCCGGTTCGGTCGTGCGGGCGCTGGAGGCCGTGGCGCGCGACGGGGAGCGGCTCGGCGTCCACCTGGTCGCGGCGACGGCGCACCCGGACCGTACGGCCGGTACGGAGCCGGACCGCCGGACGCGGCTGCGGGTGGTGCTGGACGCGCCGCCCGTGTCGCCGGGCCCCGACGGCCCGGCGCCCGGCCGGGGGCGGCTGCGGCACGCGGACGGGCGGGTCACGCCGTTCCAGGCGGGCCGCGTGACCGGGCGCATCCCGCGCACCGGGACGCTGCGCCCCACCGTCGTACCCCTGGAGTGGGAGCGCATGGGCGACCCGCCGGCCCGGCGTCCCGTACGGGAGCTGGGCAACGGGCCGACGGACCTGGCGCTGCTGGCCAGCGCCCTGGACCGGGCGGCCCGCTCGGTCGGCGCGGAGCCCGTACCGCCGCTGGTGCCCGCGTCCGACACGGCGGGCCCGGTGCGCTGA
- a CDS encoding serine/threonine-protein kinase, giving the protein MRPVGSKYLLEQPLGRGATGTVWRARQRETAGAEAAVPGQPGETVAIKVLKEELANDADVVMRFLRERSVLLRLTHPNIVRTRDLVVEGDLLALVMDLVDGPDLHRYLRENGPLTPVAAALLTAQIADALAASHADGVVHRDLKPANVLLAERDGRMHPMLTDFGIARLADSPGLTRTHEFVGTPAYVAPESAEGRPQTSAVDIYGAGILLYELVTGRPPFAGGTALEVLHRHLSEEPRRPSTVPAPLWTVIERCLSKDPDRRPSAENLARGLRVVAAGIGVHATVAEIEAAEGVGALLAPDPSPAPVPATPAPDVPGASDATQVLPNTGQGGGRYDPSAATSVLPQTGPAAGAGAGQQGGAADPTAVMPPVPRPEEPHPWQTQLRAARDRNEQTQIQYMDPSEDPLRRRPQRRPQQPPPPQQQPPQYPQQHQQYGQQPPPQQYAPQPPVQHPPQQQYAPAPRQQPQPPRQQYAPQPPVQPQQPQPPAPRAPRQRSANPMRIPGLGCLKGCLFTIVLFVVAGWLIWELTPLQDWIAQGKGYWEAIGDAFSTVSDWISELTSSTETPTTPAQQ; this is encoded by the coding sequence GTGCGGCCAGTCGGCAGCAAGTACCTGCTCGAGCAGCCGCTCGGACGCGGCGCCACGGGCACCGTCTGGCGTGCCCGCCAGAGGGAGACGGCGGGCGCCGAGGCGGCCGTGCCGGGCCAGCCCGGCGAGACCGTCGCGATCAAGGTCCTCAAGGAGGAGCTCGCGAACGACGCGGACGTGGTGATGCGCTTCCTGCGGGAGCGCTCGGTCCTCCTCCGCCTCACCCACCCCAACATCGTCCGCACCCGCGACCTGGTGGTCGAGGGCGACCTGCTCGCCCTCGTCATGGACCTCGTCGACGGCCCGGACCTCCACCGCTACCTGCGCGAGAACGGCCCGCTGACCCCGGTCGCCGCCGCGCTGCTCACCGCCCAGATCGCGGACGCGCTCGCCGCCAGCCACGCCGACGGCGTCGTGCACCGCGACCTCAAGCCGGCGAACGTCCTGCTCGCCGAGCGCGACGGGCGGATGCACCCGATGCTCACCGACTTCGGCATCGCCCGCCTCGCCGACTCCCCGGGCCTGACCCGCACCCACGAGTTCGTCGGCACGCCCGCGTACGTGGCGCCGGAGTCCGCCGAGGGCCGCCCGCAGACCTCCGCCGTGGACATCTACGGCGCGGGCATCCTGCTGTACGAGCTGGTCACCGGCCGTCCGCCGTTCGCGGGCGGCACGGCACTCGAAGTGCTGCACCGGCACCTCAGCGAGGAGCCCCGCCGCCCCTCGACCGTGCCCGCCCCGCTGTGGACCGTCATCGAGCGGTGCCTCAGCAAGGACCCCGACCGCCGCCCCAGCGCCGAGAACCTGGCCCGCGGGCTGCGCGTGGTCGCCGCCGGGATCGGCGTGCACGCGACCGTCGCGGAGATCGAGGCGGCCGAGGGCGTCGGCGCGCTGCTGGCGCCCGACCCGTCGCCCGCGCCCGTCCCCGCCACCCCGGCCCCCGACGTGCCGGGCGCCTCCGACGCCACCCAGGTCCTGCCGAACACGGGCCAGGGCGGCGGGCGGTACGACCCGTCGGCCGCGACCAGCGTCCTCCCGCAGACCGGACCGGCCGCCGGTGCCGGCGCCGGGCAGCAGGGCGGCGCCGCCGACCCGACCGCCGTCATGCCTCCCGTACCGCGGCCGGAGGAGCCGCACCCGTGGCAGACGCAGCTGCGCGCCGCCCGTGACCGCAACGAGCAGACGCAGATCCAGTACATGGACCCCAGCGAGGACCCGCTGCGCCGCCGCCCCCAGCGCCGCCCGCAGCAGCCGCCCCCGCCGCAGCAGCAGCCGCCCCAGTACCCCCAGCAGCACCAGCAGTACGGCCAGCAGCCGCCGCCGCAGCAGTACGCGCCGCAGCCGCCGGTCCAGCACCCGCCGCAGCAGCAGTACGCCCCCGCTCCTCGGCAGCAGCCGCAGCCGCCCCGGCAGCAGTACGCCCCGCAGCCGCCGGTCCAGCCGCAGCAGCCGCAGCCGCCCGCGCCCCGCGCGCCCCGGCAGCGGAGCGCCAACCCGATGCGCATCCCGGGCCTGGGCTGCCTCAAGGGCTGCCTGTTCACGATCGTGCTGTTCGTCGTGGCGGGCTGGCTCATCTGGGAGCTGACCCCGCTCCAGGACTGGATCGCCCAGGGCAAGGGCTACTGGGAGGCCATCGGCGACGCCTTCTCCACGGTGAGCGACTGGATCTCCGAGCTGACCAGCAGCACCGAGACGCCGACCACCCCGGCACAGCAGTAA